The DNA region CTTGCACAAAGTTGGGTGCGCGTTGATTTGTTGTTGCATAAGAACCTTGCTGTACTGGTGCAGGCACTATCGTCAATCCACAGAAAGACTCTAACTCTGCAGGTGTTGAATTCGTTCGGATAGCAAGCTCACGCAAGATTTGCGTACGCAGAGCAATTGGTGGCATGGATAGCAGCATTGGTTTTGCTGCATGATGCGTTTGCGCTCTTCCTTCAGGCGTTGTCAGCTCATGATCTTGACTTGCAATCTTAAAAAAGAAACTTGAGAGCGACATCGCTTCTTTGATGACTTTTTCAAAGGCGGGTGCACCATAGGCTCGGACATAACTATCGGGGTCGTGCTCTGTAGGCAAAAATAAGAAACGAATTTCTTTGTCATCCGACATTAATGGGAGACACGCTTCCAGCGCACGTTGTGCCGCACGCTGTCCGGCAGAGTCACCATCAAATGAAAACACGACTTTATCGGTTTGGCGCAACAACATGCGCACGTGGTTTGCAGTACAGGCTGTACCCAATGTAGCTACCGCATTAGGAAAACCCAATTGCGCGAGTGCTACGACATCCATATAGCCCTCGCATACCAAAACATATTCTTGCGAGCGGATAGCTTGTCTTGCTTCGAATAATCCGTAAAGCGTATTGCCTTTAGAGAACAGTGGTGTCTCTGGAGAATTTAAATACTTAGGCTCACCTTGATCCAGGATGCGTCCACCAAAACCAATGGTCTGCCCCTTAGGACTACGAATCGGAAACATGATGCGATCACGAAAGCGATCGTAGCGTCTGGTAGTCTGATTATTGTCCGTCTGCTCACTCTGAATGAGTAAGCCACCCTCAAGCAAAGTCTTAGCTACTTCATCGTTGGCATAAGTACCAAAGACTGCCTCAAGGCCTTGCCAACCATCGGGTGCATAACCCAGGGAATACCGTTTAGCGATCTCACCAGTGAGACCGCGCCCCTTCAAGTACTCCACAGCACGGGGCGCTACTTTCAGTTGTTGGCGATACCAATCGGCAGCTGCACTCATTACTTCACTTAGTGCCATCGTCTGCTGTTGGCGCGCAACATCATTCGCAGTGCGCTCTTCACGCGGCACATCTAATCCTGCGGAACGCGCTAAGTCCTCAATCGCATCTACATAGCCAAGACCGGAATACTCCATCAGAAAACTAATAGCAGAGCCGTGCGCTCCACAACCAAAGCAGTGATAAAACTGTTTGGTAGGTGATACAGAAAATGAAGGGGATTTCTCAGAATGAAAGGGGCACAAACCTTGAAAGTTCGCACCCGCTTTTTTTAACTTCACGTGCTGCCCAACCACATCCACGATGTCGACCCGATTTAGTAAATCGGCAATGAAGGATTGGGGTATGAGAGCCATCAGTATGGGATGAGGCTTAGCTTGTGAACTTACTTAGCTAGCGCCGCTTTTACTAAACCAGAAACTTTGCCCATATCGGCTTTACCAGCCAATTGACCTTTAAGAACGCCGATCACTTTGCCCATATCTTGTGGACCAGTAGCACCAGTGGATGCAACTGCTGCAGCAACAGCAGCCTCTACTTCAGCATCAGATAACTGTGCCGGCAAGTAATCTTGCAGGATGACCATCTCAGCTGCTTCGATCGCTACTAAGTCATCACGATTGGCTTTTTCAAATTGAGAGATGGAGTCTTTGCGCTGCTTAATCATCTTTTCAATCGTAGCGATGACACTGGCATCATCCATCACAATGCGATCATCTACTTCACGCTGCTTGATGGCTGCTAATAGAAGACGAATAGTTCCAAGGCGTGCCACTGCTTTTGCACGCATCGCGTTTTTCATATCTTCAGTAATTTGATCTTTCAGACTCATGGTATTTTTTCCCGGTATTCAATATCTCATAAATTGCTGGCGATTCAAAAGCAAAAACCCGCTGCGTTTCACCGTCAGCGGGTTTCAAAGCCTCTCGGTGAGGAGAGCTTTTAAATTCGATTAATAAAGCTTTTTAGGCAACATCTGGCTGCGAATACGCTTGTAATGGCGTTTGGCAGCAGCGGCCTTCTTGCGCTTACGTTCAGCCGTTGGCTTCTCGTAGAACTCGCGGGCACGCAAGTCTGTCAAAAGGCCATTCTTTTCAATGGTGCGCTTGAAACGGCGCAATGCCACTTCAAAAGGTTCGTTCTCACGGAGGCGGACTGTAGTCATACTTGTTTAACTCGTATATGCTCGAAAAATATCGATAAATTAACTGAAATGCGATTCTAGCACGACCAAGTACAAAAATGATTGTTTTAGGCATAGAAACTTCTTGTGACGAGACCGGGGTAGCCATATATGACACCACCCCCTGGGAAAACCACGCCCCAGCCCATCAGGGCATCCTAGGACAGGCACTGCACTCCCAAATTGCCATGCATCGGGACTACGGGGGCGTTGTCCCGGAATTGGCCTCTAGGGACCATATAAGAAGGGTTTTACCCCTTTTAGACGACACTTTGCATGAGGCCGGGCTCAAATTAAAGGATATCGATGCGGTCGCCTACACCCAGGGTCCTGGCTTAGCTGGCGCCCTGCTCGTGGGGAGTGCTTTTGCCAAATCCCTAGCCCAGGGTCTCAATCTGCCCTCAATTGGGGTGCATCACCTCGAAGGGCACCTGCTTTCACCGCTTTTAGGGGTTTCTGTACCAGAATTCCCCTTTATTGCTCTTCTAGTCTCGGGTGGGCATACCCAGCTGATGCTAGTGAGTGGAGTTGGTAAGTACCAACTTCTAGGTGAAACCTTGGACGATGCCGCTGGCGAAGCCTTTGATAAAACAGCCAAATTACTAGGCTTGGACTACCCAGGCGGAGCCGCCATCTCCAAATTAGCAGAAAAAGGTCAATCTGGAAGATTTGACCTACCCAAGCCAATGCTGCACTCGGGGGATTTAGACTTTTCTTTCTCCGGACTCAAAACAGCGGTTCTGAACCAGGTGAAAAAATTTGAGGCGCTGGGTATTACGGATTTTGATGAGATCGCAACTTTTCATGCGGATCTCGCACGAAGCTTTGTCGATTCCTTAGTCGCAGTACTCGTTAGCAAATCAGAGAAAGCGCTAAAACAAACTGGCTGCAAACATGTTGTGCTGGCAGGGGGTGTGGGTGCCAATTTGCAATTACGCGCAGCTCTGAATGCGAGCGCTAAGAAGAATCGATTTGAAGTGCACTATCCACCAGTCGACCTATGTACCGATAATGGAGTGATGATTGCATTTGCTGGAGCACTGCGCATGTTGGCAGAAAATAATGGCTCAACTACTTCAGGCGCTTTTGATATCAAACCCCGCTGGGATTTGGCGAGCAATAATCTTACTTAAATTATTGCTGAATTTATTACTTAGTCAGACTAATTTTGGCGTAGGCGCTGTGGTTATGAATCGACTCAAAGTTCTCAGCCTCAACCACTAAAGACAAAATACGCTGATCGCCTTTGAGTTGGCCCGCTACATCACGCACTAAGTCTTCCACAAACTTCGGATTGTCATAAGCACGCTCGGTAACCCACTTCTCATCAGGGCGCTTAAGCAAGCCCCACAACTCACTGGAGGCCTGACTCTCAGCGGCTGCAACTAAATCTTCTACCGTCATCTTGGTCTGCGAATCAAGCTCTACTGACATCGTCACATGCGAGCGTTGATTGTGCGCACCATACTCCGAAATCTCTTTAGAGCAAGGACATAGACTCATCACTGGAACTACAGCGCGCAGGTTTAACTCAACATCAATTGCACCAGCTGCATTTTGTTTTGCCTTTGCAGTCCAAGTCACTTCGTAATCCATCAAGCTTTCAACACCAGATACGGGTGCAGCTTTTTTTACAAAGTGGGTATAGGTAAATTGAATACGACCTTCATTTGCATTGAGCAATGGGAGCATCTCACGCACCATGGCAACTACAGATGCACTATCAATCGGCTCATGGTGTTTTTGCAAGAGCGCAATGAAACGGGACATATGCGTGCCCTTCACATGCGCAGGCAAAGCCACATCCATTTCAAAATTACCGACCGCTGGCATCACACCCGTCTGAGTACGAATATTCAGCGGATGGCGCAATCCCCGAATCCCTACCTGCTCAATTGGCAAGGCCCGCTCATCATGCGAAGACTGAATGTCAGGCATGGCTTTTGGTTTGAGAAAGGCGGTGTTGATGTCGTTCATGACTCTATTTTCAGGCAAAAATGACTTATTTGCCCACAGCCGCAGGATTTGTTGCAGTTTTAGCTGGAAAACGTTGGGAAATAGCCTTTGCAATCCCTGCAACGTCCAAGCCACACTGACTCATCAGGAGTTTGTAATCGCCATGCTCCACGAATACATCAGGAAGACCTAATTGTAAAAGGGGTTTGTTTACCCCCATTGCAGAAAGTGCCTCTAAGCACGCACTACCTGCGCCACCCTGAATCGCACCATCTTCAATCGTCACAAAATAATCATGATCTTGCGCCAAGGATTTGAGTAGCTCAAGATCCAATGGTTTAACAAAACGCATATTGGCAACTGAAGCATCTATTTGTTCAGCCACTTCAAGTGCTGGGTAGAGCAAAGTTCCAAAAGCCAAGATCGCTATGCGCTGACCCGCAGGTGCACTCGACTTACGACGTACTTCGCCTTTACCTAGTGGCACGGTACGCAACTCTTTTGAAGGAATGGTCCCAACACCAGCACCTCGCGGATAGCGCACAGCGCTAGGATGCGGCTGATGAAATGCCGTAGTCAATAAATCACGGCACTCCGCTTCATCTGCCGGTGTCAAGACCAACATATTCGGAATGCAACGTAAGAACGGAATGTCGTACGCACCAGCATGGGTTGCGCCATCTGCACCCACTAAACCGGCACGATCCAATGCAAATAAAACCGGCAGATCCTGAATCGCTACATCATGAATGAGTTGATCGTATGCGCGCTGCAGGAATGTTGAGTAAATCGCCACTACTGGCTTCATACCTTCACATGCCATACCGGCAGCAAAAGTGACTGCATGCTGCTCAGCAATACCGACATCGTAATAACGCTTAGGGAAATTCTTTTCAAACTCCACCAGGCCAGAGCCTTCACGCATTGCGGGTGTAATACCAACCAGCAATGGATCAGCGTGCGCCATATCGCACAGCCATTCACCAAACACTTGAGTAAAGGTTTTTTGAGAAGGGGCGGCAGACTTCTTCACACCCTCTTCCGGATTGAACTTACTTGGGCCGTGATACAGCACTGGGTCTGCTTCAGCCAACTCATAGCCCTGACCTTTGCGAGTGACTACATGCAAGAACTGGGGACCGCGCCCCTCAAGCGCCAAGCGGCGGACATTTTGCAACATCGGAACGAGGGCATCTAAATCATGACCATCGATTGGGCCAAAGTAATTAAAACCAAACTCTTCAAAAATAGTGGATGGAGAAACCATGCCTTTAGCATGATCTTCCAAACGCTTAGCAAACTCGCGCAAAGGTGGCGCAATAGATAAAACGCTATCGATGCCCTTCTTCGTTGCAGAGTAAATGTTGCCACTCAATAGTCTAGCGAGGTGTCGATTGAGTGCACCTACGGCTGGCGAGATCGACATATCGTTGTCATTCAGAATGACTACTAATGGTAGGTCCTCATACACGCCCGCATTGTTCATCGCTTCAAATGCCATACCTCCAGTCATCGCGCTATCGCCAATCACTGCAACAGCGACTTGCTTCTCGCCCTTGGTTTGGAAAGCGCGGGCCATACCCATCGCCGCAGAAATACTGGTTGAAGAGTGGCCAGTACCAAAGGCATCGTATTCACTTTCAGCGCGACGGGGGAAACCTGACAAACCATCTAACTGGCGCAAGCTACCCATACGCTCACGACGGCCAGTCAAAATTTTGTGCGGATAACTTTGGTGACCCACATCCCACACAATTCGATCCTGTGGTGTATCAAAAACGTAGTGCAAGGCAATGGATAACTCGACCGTACCTAAGTTAGAAGAAAGATGTCCGCCCGTCTTGGAAACAGAATCCAAGACAAACTGACGCAACTCATCTGCAAGCGCAGGAAGCTGCTCGCGCGAGAGTTTTTTTAGGTCTGCAGGTGAGTGAATGGAATTTAAAGTCATCAAATCTTTAGTAATCTTATTTGCCTCTATTAACCACCAATAGAGCCAAATCTTTCAGGGCCCCGGCTTTAGCGCCAAAACTCTCTAAGCTAGCAATCGCTGTTTCTTGTAAATCGGCTGCTGCTTGCTTGGCATAGTCTAAACCCATCAAGGTCACATAGGTCGGCTTGTCATTGGCCGCGTCTTTTCCTGCGGTTTTACCCAAGGTTTGACTATCTGCAGTGGCATCCAAAACATCATCCACAATTTGAAAGGCCAGCCCCAAAGCTTCAGAGTAATTTTTGAGATGCTGCATTTGAGTCGGATTCAGCTTGGCAGCAATACCGCCTATCTGCACTGAACAAGAAAGCAGAGCGCCTGTTTTCATGGCGTGCATTTGTTTTAATCCAGCAAGGTCCAGTTTCTTTCCCACGCTCTCCAGATCAATCGCCTGACCACCAGCCATGCCACGCGAACCAGACGCACTGGCCAGTGCACTGATCATCGCCAAGCGCATATCAGCATCGCACTGCGTATTTGCCAAAACCTCAAATGCACGAGTCTGCAATGCATCACCAACTAATAAAGCAGTCGCCTCGTCATAAGCCTTATGTACAGTAGGTCGCCCTCGGCGTAAATCATCATCATCCATACAGGGCAAATCATCGTGCACTAAGGAATACGCATGAATACATTCAATTGCAAACGCAGCCGAATCTAAAGCAGTATTTTTCTCTTCATTGGAATCATTACCTAACTCACCAGCGGCATAAACCAATAAAGGACGAATGCGCTTGCCGCCACCTTGAGCGGCATAACGCATCGCTTCATGTAGACGTGCAGGGTTAACATTCACTGCATCAAGCCAACTATCGAGAGCAAATTCAGTTCGCTGCCCGTGAGCACGAACCCAATCTTCAAATGAAAGTGCGTTGTTCATAAAAGTAAAGCCTTAGGGCAACTTAGGCCTCGAATACCCGAACTTGCTGCTCAACTTGAGCAAGCATGGCCTGGCAATGTTTTAAGAGTGCTGCACCACGTTGATAAGCTAAAAGCGTCTCTTCCAAAGAGAATTTGCCTGATTCCATATCCGAAATTAGCTTTTCCAGCTCCTTGACAGCCTGCTCATAACGCAAATTAGGGTCGATTTGTAGCTCAAGACCGGGCTTCTGATCTTCAGATTTCTTCGCTGGCATTGGCTTGTTTCCTTCAAATTTCTTAGAGATGTAGTCCTATATATTAAAGCGAGACAGGGGTCAGATGGGTATAATTGCCTCCTTCCTTTCCAATATCGATCCGTCGATGGTTGGATTGGTTATTCCGCTTAGCTTCGGCTGACGTTTTCGGGGGTGGGGAGAATGACTAATCTGGCTACCGCGCAGCAGCTTGCGCCGTCCAACTTACAACTGCCGGTTTCGGCCTATTTTGACGTTGATCTCTATCAGCGTGAAATTGAACTGCTTTTTAAGCGGGGCCCAGGCTATGTTGGTCACGAACTCATGGTTCCCGAGATGGGCTCCTACCAAACGTTGACAGCAGAGAATGAAGGCCGCTTATTGGTCCGAAACCAAGCTGGCGTTGAACTCCTCTCCAATGTCTGCCGTCATCGCCAAGCACTTATGCTTAATGGCAAAGGCAAGGTAGACAACATTGTTTGTCCCTTGCATCGCTGGACCTATGATTTAAACGGTCAACTCATGGGCGCACCCCATTTTGAAGACAAGCCTTGCCTCAATCTCGGTAAGTCCCCTTTGCAAAATTGGCAAGGGCTCCTATTTGAAGGTCCGCGTGATGTACGTACCGATCTAGCCAAGCTTGGCGTAGCTGATGATCTCAATTTTGAAGGCTACATCCTCGATCATGTTGAGGTTCATGAGTGCAATTACAACTGGAAGACTTTTATTGAGGTCTACCTTGAGGACTATCACGTAGTGCCCTTTCATCCAGGCTTGGGTAAGTTTGTTTCTTGCGAAGACTTACGCTGGGAATTCGGTGACTGGCACAGCGTGCAAACGGTTGGTATTCACAAGGACCTAGAGAAGCCTGGCTCACCCGTCTATCAAAAGTGGCATGAAGCTGTATTGCGTCATCATCAAGGCAAGACACCACGCCATGGCGCCATCTGGCTGACCTACTATCCTAATGTGATGGTCGAGTGGTACCCAGGTGTTTTATGCGTTTCCACCCTACATCCGATGGGTCCCAATAAAACACGTAATGTGGTGGAGTTTTATTACCCTGAAGAAATCGCTCTGTTTGAACGCGAATTTGTAGAGGCAGAACGTGCGGCCTATATGGAAACCTGCATTGAAGATGATGAAATCGCGGAGCGCATGGATGCGGGTCGCGCTGCCCTGCTTGCCCGTGGTCAAAATGAAGTGGGCCCATATCAAAGCCCCATGGAAGACGGCATGCAACATTTTCATGAATGGTACCGTCGTGCCATGAACTATCAAGGCGCATAATTCAGTAACATCCATTACGCCCCCTTATAGGAAGCCATCATGACACCTCTCATTACTGCAAACCAGTTAGAAGAAATGATTAATAGTGGCGAGAATGTATTGGTCTGTGATTGCCGCTTTGATTTAGTCGACCCACTAGCCGGTCGTAAGTCTTATTTAGAAGGCCATATTCCAGGCGCGCTGTATGTTGATTTAGACCACGATTTATCTAGCGAAAAGACAGGTAAAAATGGTCGTCACCCACTGCCCACCCCAGAAGCCTGGGCCCAAACCAAATCTCGCTTAGGTATTGACTCCAATACTTTAGTTATTGCCTATGACAATCAGGGCTCTGTATATGCCAGTCGCTTATGGTGGATGCTCAAAGCCACTGGCCATGCCAATGTACAAGTCTTAGATGGCGGTCTAGATGCTTGGAATGGCCCCATCGGCACATTGCCACGCGAAGCAAATCCAACAACAACGCCAGTACCCTCAATGCCTTATGTTGGCTTAGTGACAGTAGAAGAGGTTGTGCACAATCTCCAAGCTAAAACAAATGTCATTGTTGATGCTCGTGCAAACGATCGCTTCCATGGTCAAAATGAAACTTTAGATCCTGTTGGCGGACATATTCCCGATGCAGTTAATTACTGCTTCAGAGAAAATCTTTCCAGAAAAAGTTTTAAGGCCCCAGAACAACTCTTCAAAGACTTTGTAGATCTCTTGGGCTCAACTAAAGCTTCTGAAGTGATTCATCAATGCGGTTCTGGAGTCACGGCCTGTCATAACCTACTAGCCATGGAAGTCGCGGGCCTCAAGGGCTCACGAGTGTACGCAGGTAGCTGGAGCGAATGGTGTGCCGACCCCAGCCGACCAGTGGCTCTTTAATGCAAGAGTGAAAGCAGAATTACCAAGCCAACGCCACCGGCAATCAAAATCGTTTGACGTAAAGACTCAGCCCAATGTGGACGCCGGTGCATTTGTGGAATCAGATCGCTCACCGCAATATAAATAAAACTACTTGAGGCGATGACCAATAAATAAGGCATTGCCGCATGAGCCCTCTCCAGAAAGAAGTAAGCCAATACGCCACCTAGTACCGCAGCTAGGCCGCAAATGAAGTTGTACATCAAAGCACGAGTACGGGTAAATCCAGCATTTAGTAATACGATGAAATCACCAATCTCTTGCGGAATCTCGTGAGCAATAATGGCAATCGCAGTAAAGATACCCACTTGGTAATCAGCCATAAAGGCGGCAGCAATCAAAACACCATCTACAAAATTGTGTATGCCGTCGCCGACCAGAATCATCCAACCGCTTCTACCCGCGACTTCTGCATCATGACCATGGTGATGATCATGGCCATCCCCTTCGTGATGATGGCTATGACGCAGTAAAGAAATTTTCTCGAGCAAGAAAAAGCCTAAGAGGCCTGCAAGCAAGGTAGCAAATAAGAGTTGAGGGTTCACACCCGGCATCGTGAATGCTTCGGGTAATGAATGCAGCAAGGCGGTGGCCAGCAAAATACCTACTGACACGCTCACCATGCTGTGGACCATCTTTGATAGTAAAGACAAAGAAAAACTCGCGGCAACGAGAACGCTAGCGGTTCCCGCTAACGCTGTGACTAACAAGATGGTTTGCAGTACTGACATGGAAGTTAGGCAACCCCGTTTTGTTTAAACCAGGCAATGCATTTTTCCCAACCATCTTTTGCAGGGCCTTCGCGATAGGTAGCGCGGTAGTCCGCATGGAAAGCATGTGGTGCATCAGGATAGATTTCAAAACGAGATGCTTTGGCTGCTGGATTTTTGGGAGCTGCTTTGGCAAGTGCTTCACGCATTTGCTCAACACTCTCCAGAGAGATGCCAGTATCAGCCCCGCCATACAAGCCAAGCACTGGCGCCTTGAGATCAGCAGCGATATCGACTGGATGGCGCGGGTTGCCCTCGGTTTT from Polynucleobacter sp. AP-Elch-400A-B2 includes:
- the tsaD gene encoding tRNA (adenosine(37)-N6)-threonylcarbamoyltransferase complex transferase subunit TsaD; its protein translation is MIVLGIETSCDETGVAIYDTTPWENHAPAHQGILGQALHSQIAMHRDYGGVVPELASRDHIRRVLPLLDDTLHEAGLKLKDIDAVAYTQGPGLAGALLVGSAFAKSLAQGLNLPSIGVHHLEGHLLSPLLGVSVPEFPFIALLVSGGHTQLMLVSGVGKYQLLGETLDDAAGEAFDKTAKLLGLDYPGGAAISKLAEKGQSGRFDLPKPMLHSGDLDFSFSGLKTAVLNQVKKFEALGITDFDEIATFHADLARSFVDSLVAVLVSKSEKALKQTGCKHVVLAGGVGANLQLRAALNASAKKNRFEVHYPPVDLCTDNGVMIAFAGALRMLAENNGSTTSGAFDIKPRWDLASNNLT
- a CDS encoding ZIP family metal transporter; translation: MSVLQTILLVTALAGTASVLVAASFSLSLLSKMVHSMVSVSVGILLATALLHSLPEAFTMPGVNPQLLFATLLAGLLGFFLLEKISLLRHSHHHEGDGHDHHHGHDAEVAGRSGWMILVGDGIHNFVDGVLIAAAFMADYQVGIFTAIAIIAHEIPQEIGDFIVLLNAGFTRTRALMYNFICGLAAVLGGVLAYFFLERAHAAMPYLLVIASSSFIYIAVSDLIPQMHRRPHWAESLRQTILIAGGVGLVILLSLLH
- the dxs gene encoding 1-deoxy-D-xylulose-5-phosphate synthase, whose amino-acid sequence is MTLNSIHSPADLKKLSREQLPALADELRQFVLDSVSKTGGHLSSNLGTVELSIALHYVFDTPQDRIVWDVGHQSYPHKILTGRRERMGSLRQLDGLSGFPRRAESEYDAFGTGHSSTSISAAMGMARAFQTKGEKQVAVAVIGDSAMTGGMAFEAMNNAGVYEDLPLVVILNDNDMSISPAVGALNRHLARLLSGNIYSATKKGIDSVLSIAPPLREFAKRLEDHAKGMVSPSTIFEEFGFNYFGPIDGHDLDALVPMLQNVRRLALEGRGPQFLHVVTRKGQGYELAEADPVLYHGPSKFNPEEGVKKSAAPSQKTFTQVFGEWLCDMAHADPLLVGITPAMREGSGLVEFEKNFPKRYYDVGIAEQHAVTFAAGMACEGMKPVVAIYSTFLQRAYDQLIHDVAIQDLPVLFALDRAGLVGADGATHAGAYDIPFLRCIPNMLVLTPADEAECRDLLTTAFHQPHPSAVRYPRGAGVGTIPSKELRTVPLGKGEVRRKSSAPAGQRIAILAFGTLLYPALEVAEQIDASVANMRFVKPLDLELLKSLAQDHDYFVTIEDGAIQGGAGSACLEALSAMGVNKPLLQLGLPDVFVEHGDYKLLMSQCGLDVAGIAKAISQRFPAKTATNPAAVGK
- a CDS encoding sulfurtransferase, translated to MTPLITANQLEEMINSGENVLVCDCRFDLVDPLAGRKSYLEGHIPGALYVDLDHDLSSEKTGKNGRHPLPTPEAWAQTKSRLGIDSNTLVIAYDNQGSVYASRLWWMLKATGHANVQVLDGGLDAWNGPIGTLPREANPTTTPVPSMPYVGLVTVEEVVHNLQAKTNVIVDARANDRFHGQNETLDPVGGHIPDAVNYCFRENLSRKSFKAPEQLFKDFVDLLGSTKASEVIHQCGSGVTACHNLLAMEVAGLKGSRVYAGSWSEWCADPSRPVAL
- a CDS encoding SRPBCC family protein, with amino-acid sequence MTNLATAQQLAPSNLQLPVSAYFDVDLYQREIELLFKRGPGYVGHELMVPEMGSYQTLTAENEGRLLVRNQAGVELLSNVCRHRQALMLNGKGKVDNIVCPLHRWTYDLNGQLMGAPHFEDKPCLNLGKSPLQNWQGLLFEGPRDVRTDLAKLGVADDLNFEGYILDHVEVHECNYNWKTFIEVYLEDYHVVPFHPGLGKFVSCEDLRWEFGDWHSVQTVGIHKDLEKPGSPVYQKWHEAVLRHHQGKTPRHGAIWLTYYPNVMVEWYPGVLCVSTLHPMGPNKTRNVVEFYYPEEIALFEREFVEAERAAYMETCIEDDEIAERMDAGRAALLARGQNEVGPYQSPMEDGMQHFHEWYRRAMNYQGA
- the dnaG gene encoding DNA primase; the encoded protein is MALIPQSFIADLLNRVDIVDVVGQHVKLKKAGANFQGLCPFHSEKSPSFSVSPTKQFYHCFGCGAHGSAISFLMEYSGLGYVDAIEDLARSAGLDVPREERTANDVARQQQTMALSEVMSAAADWYRQQLKVAPRAVEYLKGRGLTGEIAKRYSLGYAPDGWQGLEAVFGTYANDEVAKTLLEGGLLIQSEQTDNNQTTRRYDRFRDRIMFPIRSPKGQTIGFGGRILDQGEPKYLNSPETPLFSKGNTLYGLFEARQAIRSQEYVLVCEGYMDVVALAQLGFPNAVATLGTACTANHVRMLLRQTDKVVFSFDGDSAGQRAAQRALEACLPLMSDDKEIRFLFLPTEHDPDSYVRAYGAPAFEKVIKEAMSLSSFFFKIASQDHELTTPEGRAQTHHAAKPMLLSMPPIALRTQILRELAIRTNSTPAELESFCGLTIVPAPVQQGSYATTNQRAPNFVQANNGNRTQGAPWQASKGSAKRAPVLNIPPPQAPTDLAEQMLRVLIQFPHLGKALDANKRALALQASELRSEKALELMKDLLTQCDQVELIPGENGKPPAVGAGAFALFQEQLSRSELAPLYEVLRKRVMGSDLEIEGAMADLDGAFKKLEITHLKTEMTEIAQKIAGSTATEQDRARYRELGERLKFS
- a CDS encoding GatB/YqeY domain-containing protein — its product is MSLKDQITEDMKNAMRAKAVARLGTIRLLLAAIKQREVDDRIVMDDASVIATIEKMIKQRKDSISQFEKANRDDLVAIEAAEMVILQDYLPAQLSDAEVEAAVAAAVASTGATGPQDMGKVIGVLKGQLAGKADMGKVSGLVKAALAK
- a CDS encoding polyprenyl synthetase family protein, which encodes MNNALSFEDWVRAHGQRTEFALDSWLDAVNVNPARLHEAMRYAAQGGGKRIRPLLVYAAGELGNDSNEEKNTALDSAAFAIECIHAYSLVHDDLPCMDDDDLRRGRPTVHKAYDEATALLVGDALQTRAFEVLANTQCDADMRLAMISALASASGSRGMAGGQAIDLESVGKKLDLAGLKQMHAMKTGALLSCSVQIGGIAAKLNPTQMQHLKNYSEALGLAFQIVDDVLDATADSQTLGKTAGKDAANDKPTYVTLMGLDYAKQAAADLQETAIASLESFGAKAGALKDLALLVVNRGK
- the rpsU gene encoding 30S ribosomal protein S21, with protein sequence MTTVRLRENEPFEVALRRFKRTIEKNGLLTDLRAREFYEKPTAERKRKKAAAAKRHYKRIRSQMLPKKLY
- the folE2 gene encoding GTP cyclohydrolase FolE2, which gives rise to MNDINTAFLKPKAMPDIQSSHDERALPIEQVGIRGLRHPLNIRTQTGVMPAVGNFEMDVALPAHVKGTHMSRFIALLQKHHEPIDSASVVAMVREMLPLLNANEGRIQFTYTHFVKKAAPVSGVESLMDYEVTWTAKAKQNAAGAIDVELNLRAVVPVMSLCPCSKEISEYGAHNQRSHVTMSVELDSQTKMTVEDLVAAAESQASSELWGLLKRPDEKWVTERAYDNPKFVEDLVRDVAGQLKGDQRILSLVVEAENFESIHNHSAYAKISLTK
- the xseB gene encoding exodeoxyribonuclease VII small subunit — translated: MPAKKSEDQKPGLELQIDPNLRYEQAVKELEKLISDMESGKFSLEETLLAYQRGAALLKHCQAMLAQVEQQVRVFEA